In Armatimonadota bacterium, the genomic stretch GAGGAACAGATTTAGGCAATTATGAAACTTCCAAAAGGACTCGGCGGCGGAATGGGTGGAGGCGGAGGCCTCATGGCGAACGTGCAAAACGCAATGGCGCGCGCGCAAAACCTTGAGCAAGAGCTTGAGCAAGAGACACTCTCCGTTGACAAAGGCCCCGTCAAAGCGACCTTCGATGGCACTGGCCGGATCAAGTCGATCAAGTTCGATAAGTCGGTTGTCGATCCCGAAGATGTTGAGGCTC encodes the following:
- a CDS encoding YbaB/EbfC family nucleoid-associated protein, with amino-acid sequence MKLPKGLGGGMGGGGGLMANVQNAMARAQNLEQELEQETLSVDKGPVKATFDGTGRIKSIKFDKSVVDPEDVEALEDLVVGVMRDGFEKAVELRADRVGEITKGLPPIPGLGM